One Rubripirellula reticaptiva genomic region harbors:
- a CDS encoding ArnT family glycosyltransferase gives MMASQASHDERWQKTLSQSKSILAVFVLALFVRATVSAVSLADLRDDPDAYRAIAKTIIQSGVFGLTGPDGEVRSIAFRPPLYPYVLSWTTPDVVPIAVLHVLLGSATAVFIYLATMSFSSDRRVAWFAAVLVIVDPILLQQSTVVMTETMAGAIVSAVLWQIAVAARWGFSLKRSLAIGTLLALAYLCRPTFLVWAALIVLGLAWMAFRAMRRRDQEWPWTPVFAIAGVIGITMAGWMFRNQQVVGHPVWATTHGGYTLLLANNPMYYRHLQSNNSGQAWDPQSFFDAYSHRYQGDPTTEEFWERDWSDAGDALFPPDASEIDDDRLAMSAAKALIRRQPVTFVRSCFSRLWRMWKPLPHVTSQRSAISTLAVGIYFSIFYGMVVVGVWRLRKCEICLHSVLGWAILSMLLTLSAVHAVYWSNVRMRAPAVPGLAIVAAGCIYGRQKDRSIQQ, from the coding sequence ATGATGGCAAGTCAGGCTTCGCATGACGAGCGGTGGCAGAAAACGCTCAGCCAGAGCAAGTCGATTCTCGCTGTTTTCGTGCTGGCTCTTTTCGTGCGAGCGACGGTTTCAGCGGTGTCGTTGGCTGACCTTCGCGACGACCCGGATGCGTACCGGGCAATCGCAAAAACGATAATTCAGTCCGGTGTGTTTGGCTTGACTGGCCCCGATGGCGAAGTTCGTTCGATCGCATTTCGGCCGCCGCTGTACCCGTATGTGTTGTCATGGACGACGCCGGACGTTGTGCCGATCGCAGTACTGCACGTGTTATTGGGATCGGCAACGGCCGTTTTCATTTACTTAGCAACGATGTCGTTTTCGTCAGATCGCCGAGTCGCGTGGTTCGCTGCGGTGCTAGTCATTGTCGATCCCATTCTGTTGCAACAGTCGACCGTTGTGATGACCGAAACGATGGCAGGTGCAATCGTATCAGCAGTGCTTTGGCAGATTGCCGTCGCAGCGCGCTGGGGCTTTTCTTTGAAACGCAGTTTGGCGATTGGAACGTTGTTGGCTTTGGCATATCTGTGTCGTCCGACGTTTTTGGTTTGGGCTGCGCTTATCGTGCTGGGGCTAGCTTGGATGGCGTTTCGGGCCATGCGTCGCCGCGACCAGGAATGGCCATGGACGCCCGTGTTCGCGATAGCCGGAGTCATCGGGATCACGATGGCTGGATGGATGTTTCGAAACCAACAAGTGGTGGGGCATCCCGTTTGGGCAACAACGCATGGTGGTTACACATTATTGCTGGCTAACAACCCCATGTACTATCGCCATTTGCAGTCCAACAATAGCGGTCAGGCATGGGATCCTCAGTCCTTTTTTGATGCTTACTCGCATCGCTATCAGGGCGATCCAACGACTGAGGAATTTTGGGAACGAGATTGGTCTGACGCCGGCGACGCTCTGTTCCCACCGGATGCATCGGAGATCGATGACGACCGGTTGGCGATGTCGGCGGCGAAAGCACTGATCCGCCGCCAACCGGTGACTTTTGTTCGGTCATGTTTTTCGCGTTTGTGGCGAATGTGGAAACCACTGCCCCACGTGACCTCTCAGCGGTCGGCAATTTCGACCTTAGCGGTAGGAATCTACTTTTCAATATTCTATGGGATGGTGGTAGTCGGGGTGTGGCGATTGCGGAAATGCGAAATCTGCTTGCATTCGGTGCTGGGTTGGGCAATCTTATCGATGTTGTTGACTTTGTCCGCGGTTCACGCGGTTTATTGGAGCAACGTGCGAATGCGGGCTCCGGCTGTTCCGGGGCTTGCGATTGTTGCGGCCGGCTGCATTTACGGTCGTCAAAAGGATCGTTCGATTCAGCAGTAG